Sequence from the Castanea sativa cultivar Marrone di Chiusa Pesio chromosome 12, ASM4071231v1 genome:
ACAAATCAGCGACAATGAGAGTTGGAGCTCCTTCTGCAGCCTTCTCATCATTTTACCAActatctttttttgaaaaataaaaataaatacaaactcCCAATCCgatttacaaaattattaagaaaGAGGAACTATCTCTTGAAATGGGGTTTCTTTTGAAATGGAGCTCATGATCACCACAACAACTTTCTGATTTTAGGTTCAAAATTGCAGTCAATTTGCTTGTCAAATTCTCAAATAAGGAAATGTTATTTCAATAAGCACATTTGGTGCACGGAACATGCGACCAAACGCACACTAGGGGgtgtttgttattgttatttaaacagcagttttcagtgtttaaacaacattacacatttttccacacattttttcacccacatgtatttcTACAAAACAACAAGATTTAGGGCCCGTTTGTTGGAAGGTCAGAGTTGTAAGAAGAGATTAGAGATTTACCTATGTGAGTGATGGGAAGTGTGAGAGACCACGCCCTAGGCCCGTTTTTGGAATTGGACCAAACTcacgtgaatgggtggagtcATGTTATTGCCTGTCTATATGGAGGTTCGAAtgattatattttctcatttagattaagggttttacaatggagtcgccacttatttaattattggaaaaaaaaaaccataattgaaaatttcatcattttattaatatgaaattgaatttacattgattaTAGGAAATTACATGGCTTAGGTcttagatacaatctaagataaaataaataactttgtttcctagttacaatttagaaattgaaaattacatgaataAATATTGATCTATTAACCATTGATCTAAGTTCGGAGGCTACACTAGGGAAAGAGATTATACCTGCATGCAAGATTCATACGGTGGAGGAGGAGGCTCTTAGtggaggtcctaagggtggagtGGAGAAGAAGAACTAAGAGAGGGAGAGTgggtctcactcaataccttgagtcttaagaagatcaagatatgacaagaccactcaacttcactagaactcaagagaggagaagagagggtATTTTTGTTTGTCCTGAATGGAGGAGATGAGGAGTTTATATAGTAGTAGTGGAATAAATATGAATGGAATAAcatttaatgagggttgacaaaggaTCAtgagaatcatgaacctaggcCCTATTTCAAACTTTGGGAAAAGCTGGTGCATTAAATTTGGGGGTTGGTGGGAGTGATGAGCAAGCAAAATGTCTAAAACTTCGGTTTTTCCCGTAGCTCCTATAACAGTTTTTAGAGTCAACTTCGAAAAATCATATATGCCTCAATTCTGATCGGAATTGCCTCATTTTATGCTCAAATTGAAGCGCCAGATGTCTAGTTTTTGGAAATCTTAATTTCACTGACAGATTCAAAATATGCTGAGAGATATCAATGAAAATgtgagcagaggtcatttgttagaaaatagttttagcataattaacattaatatgctccaaattagtttccaattaacattaataggctcTAATTACTTCCATTTCAGACTTAATCAATTCCAAATTTACCccaattaaaaagataattacacaaattactcattaaataattaatatttgattattcatcaagtgtgtgcaaccttaccataagATGTAATCCtagccaatcaaattatgatacgtcattaatttcaaattgattaGAATTATAACCAAATAGAATCAATTGTTTATAATCACATATAGTTGGACTTAATTTATGATAGTGCATCTTGGCAATTagaacttgatttgatgataactttcatcTGATGGTTTGATTAAGGCTTATGACTAGTTAATTTGATCATTACAACATtaagatcattttgatgaaatgaaattaaggatTTAGTGGCCACAATTAAGATGCCTATTTCCAAGgtaaaattacccttttacccttcATGTAAGGTTAAATGTGGGTTGAAAAATGGGGCGTCAACAAGATGCATTTGACCATTACCTACAGTGAGGTGATCTTGGCCATTGTAAGGCTATGGAAAGCTGAGCTGGTCGAGACTAGCAATCACATGGTCTGTAGCAGCATTATCAGCAAACCAATGTTGGTCTTGTGTGATACAAGCATTAGAAGTTGTGACCATTGCTGCAAGTTTGGTAGGAGGGTGATTGCCTTGATATGCATAATCCATGTGATGATAGCAATCAATGGCTAGGTGACAAAGTATTCCATAGATTTGACATGTAGGCCTCTCAAATCTTGAACTAGAAGATTGATTTCGATAAAAATGATTGCATTGATAGGAAAACTGGTTTGGTTGTGAAGGTGAACCTCTTCCTCGACCCCCTCTATTGCTATTGTTGTTATTCCTTCCTCTGCCGCTATTGTAAGGTTGATTGTAAGACTGATTGTAGTTGTTACTACTATTAGGCCTTTGATTAGAGCTCACAACCATAGCAAATGTAGGATCTTTGATCTCTAACCATTCATTTAGTGATTCTTCCCTAGCATTAAGCATTGTAGCAAGTTCATCAAAGCTTAATTGTATACTCCTAGTACAAATTGCAAACCTAAAAGCATTATGCTCCTTAGGTAGACCTTTAATTGCAATATGAAGAAGTTCCTCATCATCCAAGATCACACCAATGGCTAGCAATTTGTCTCTCACAACTTTGATCTTCTGCAGATACACATCTACAGAATTAGAGCCTTTCTTCATGTTGTGCAATTCTTCTTTGAGATTCATCACATGAGACCTAGAAATGGATGAGAGCCTATTTTCCAAGACCTTTCACACATCAATTGCAAAAGTACAACCAGCTATTAATGCAAGAATTGAAGGAGAAAGCATGGAACTAATGAAAGTGAGTACAACTTTCTCTTTTGATCTCCAAAACAGATAATCTGGATTCAGTATAGCAGTGATATTTCTTGAAATATCCTTAAGAAACTTATCAAGAATTGATTAGGGCTCATCCAAAAGCTCAAACATAGAATAGGTCTCTAACACCATTGTAATCTGGTGTTTCCAAACTATATAGTTCATGTTGTCAAGCTTGACTATCATCATGTTAGCCATGTTTGACTAGAGCAAAAGAGATTGATTCATCAAGTTAATCAATGAAGTTGATGGAGCCATTGTAGAGAATGAAGTTGCAGCACTTGAAGCCACCATTGACGAACTATTGTTAGCATAGATCGTAGGTTTTGATTCCATGATGAAAAGTAAGGTTTGTATGAACCAAAAGCAATCAAGAGGAAataacagagagagagagagagagagagagagagagaccattgAAGAAATATTGTTAGCATAGATCGGAGGTTCTAATTCTAATAAGGGTAATTTTGAAAAGGTGTCAAACTTGTCAGCTATGCTATACTTTTTATAAATTGGACGACATCTACACCCAAAGCCGACGACTCTGACCTTGACCTGTCGACTTTTCTTCCAAGCAAACAGTATTTTGGACTTGATGACTTGAATGTCCATACAAGATGGAGATTTGAAGGGATTAAGCTGGCGGGAATAAAGAAACTCCTGATGGACCCAACATGGCTTTGCTTGGACTCCACGAATAAGTGTATATGGAAACATCTTGCGCCCCATGGGTAACCCTAATGAAGAGGATCTTCACAAGGAAAGAATCCCTTAAGATATGCGCATTAGTaaggatcttccctacaaggaaagaccCTCTCCGCCAAGAAATGAATGTCACCTGACGACTTGAACATCCATACAAAATGGAGATCTAATGGGATTAAGCTGACGGGAACAAAGAAGCTCCTGATGGACCAAACATGGCTTTGCTTGGACTCCACGAATAAGTATATATGGAAACATCTTGCACCCCACGAGTAACCCTAATCAAGAGGATCTCCACAAGGAAAGAATCCCTTAAGATACGCGCATTAATAAAGATCTTCCCCACAAGGAAAGACCCTCTCCTCTAAGGAATGAATGTCAATtctacgctactataaaaacctcaaagccctcacaaactaaggtacgcataattcacccaGCTCTGCCACTCTAGAGATGTGAGaaattctctaacttgaccttcggagggtatttggccggtaccacaccggtactcatcgtagggttttcttcttcttctttttcttcttcttcttcttctctttgtgtTGTGTAGGTCTTGCTTAGAGCACGTGAGAACCATGCTGCTTACTGACGATtattggcatcatcagttggcctCGTCTGTGGGAAAAAGTGGGAAGTAAGCCATACCACTGTTTCTcggacaaaaagttgcatggtacttacTTGCTCAATggcaaccaccaccaacaaccaagGGGACGAACCATGTACCATCGCCCTCGAGAGACAGGTTTAGACTTTTGCGGCTACCTTAGAACGTTTCACCAAGCAAAATCACGACCTCGAGGAGCAATTGCACCAAAAGAACGCAGTGCTTAACACCAGGAGGAGGACTAGGAAGGAACTAGCGTTGAGAGGAGGAACCAAGAGGTGCCGGAAGGCAGCAACGCCCCGACTAGGCAAGAACGGCAGGGTACGAGTCGTCCATCTACTGCGGATACGTCTACACCACCTCAAGATGCAAATGAGGAAGGTACGGATGGACTTCATGATGAATGTCCTCAAGGAAGTAGTATCAAGCGACCTTGAAGAGTTAGTCCATCGGACGGACTCGCCCTTCACTGCGTCTGTTACCTTGTTCCCCTTTCTACTGAAGTTCCACATGCCACAAGTAGAGGCTTATGACGGATCTAAGGATCCCTTGGATCACTTGGAGACTTTTAAGACCTTGATGCACATGCAAGGGGTGGCAAACGAGATCATGTGCAAGGCCTTCCCCACTATGCTGAAGGGGCCTACAAGGGTTTGGTTTAGTCGATTGACACCTAACTCCATCAGTACCTTTAAGGAGTTGAGCGCCCAGTTTGCCTCACACTTTATCGGGGGGCACAAGCATAAAAAATCTATTGCTTGCCTAATGAACATCAAGCAACGGGAGGATGAAATACTAAGGTCTTACATCACCTGCTTCAACAAAGAGGTCCTCTCGATTGACGAGGCtgacgacaagatactcgtggccGCATTCACAAAAGAGTTATGGAAGGGTAAGTTTTTATTGTCCCTATAAAAAAAcaacccaaagactatgtcagATGTACTCTACCAGGCAACTAAGTACATGAATGAGGAAGACGCGTTGCTGGCCCGAGAGGAGAAGCCTAGGAAGAGGGAAAGACAAGAGGATGTGCGGTAGGATAGGGGCTGAAAGATGGCTAGGACCGGAGAACGACGGAAGGATAGGCATTCCAAGCCCCCCACTAGGAGGTTCACAAGCTTCACCCCTCTGACTGCCCCGATCGACCAAGTCCATAAGTGGATGACTTTTACTaaaaagtccacaaagtggatgaatTCGTCCCATGAGGGCACCTGAAAATTACCAAGTCCACAAGTAGACGAGTTTATTACtataaagtccacaaagtggatgagcTCATCCCATGAGGATGCCTTGAacattactaagtccacaaagtggacgagctTATCCCATGAGGACGCCTTGAACATTACTAAGACCACAAAGTGAACGAGTTTACtataaagtccacaaagtgaacGAGTTCGTCCTATGAGGACGCCTTGAAAATTACAAGTCTACAAGTGAACAAATTTACTataaaatccacaaagtggacgagtttgTCCTATGAGGATGCCTTGAAAactattaagtccacaagtggatgagcccacaaagtggacaagttCATCCCACATGTGAATGGGTCCAATattaaatccacaaagtggacgagttcattattaagtccacaaagtggacgagttcaccCTATTAGAAGGCCTTGAAATTGTCTAGAAATGGACAtacatatcaaaaaataaaaaatcagcaCATGCTAAAAGCGACGAACATAAAAAATGCACCATAGATAAAGTGAATTGTTTACAAATAAATGCCCAAAAACAGAAGGGCACTTAATATTGTCTGAAAATAGGACTAAATACatcaaaagttttttaaaaaaaggctaAATTAAAGGGTCCTGGACGATTTGGGCTAGAGGGTCCTTGTCGTCTTTGGAAGGAAGATCTTGGGCGTCTTGAGTAGAAAGATTGTCAGTGTCTTCAACTTCAATGGACGGGATCAAGGGAGTGCCAAGCTTCTCCACAGCGGGTTGGGCAAGAACAACACCATCATCTTTTGGATCTCGTTTTGACTGGGTAGAGTTGTCGTTCTCCTCAAGGATGGTGTCGCCAGCTAGAGTAGATGGCAGAGGGTTATCCATGGTGACCTTGGATAAATCCAAGTGTAGGTAGATGGACTTCACCTGCTTTAGGCAGTCCTCAAACTCGTCAGCATGGTAAATGGCACAAGAGTCTATAAAAGGCTGTGAAGCCTTGAATTCGGTTACAGCGTCAGCCTTGGCTGTCTCTACCGGCCTAAGGAGAGCCGTCAACTCCTTCTCCACGCTTGACTTTGCCTCTTCCACCTTTTTTCGAAGATTGGCTTCCTCCGTCAGCTTCGCCTTCAAAGCCGTCACCTCCTCGTTAAGAGTGCGAAAGGCCTCTTTATACTGCGCTTGTTCGTTGGTCAAGGTCTCGTTGCACTTCATAAGACGACCAATCACTCCTTCCTTGGCATTGCATCTGTCTTGCAATGCCTTCATACGTACCAGCGCCTGAAAACAAGACAACCGTTAGCTAACAAATGGACAATGGGGGAAGAGAGACAAAAGAACATACTCTAGAGAGATCAAAGAGGCCTGACGCCCCCAAGTCCTTCGTCTCCTGCTTGGCACAGGGATCTAAGTCCGTCTCCTTGATGATTGACTCGATTATCTCAACGGCATACCCTTTATGCATTAGGAGTCAACGACTTCCCTGAGTGACGGGGCCTGTTGCCACCATTAGGCCTTTGCCTACTCCATGGCCTAACTTGGGAGGCGACGGCTTTCAAGTTTGTTTATCGCCAAGAGTGACCGTTCCTTTCTTGGGGGGACGGCCATCCTTCCATTCAGCCTTTCGCTCTGGCCCTCACCAACGCTCTTTGTCTAGTCGCCTCCATTTCTACAAAAGACAAAGGATGAGGTAGATACGACGACGATGAAACGACgaaaagaaacaaatagaaCGGTAACTCACTCTGACGAGAATAACTGTTCAGCCTACAAATTGCTGACGTCGGCTCTGGACCACCACAATAGGTGTGTAGGGTATCAAGAGTGATAAGGTTCCTACACTTTCATTCCTCAGATGGAATTTCTAGAACCCGTCATATAAAAACCTCTTGCTCGTCAGTTATACGCGGACGAACACTagctgaaaaagaaaataacgaCGTTAAATACTTCGCAAATaaacagagaaagaaataaaaggaaaactgACGGCACTAAACCTGAATCTTTGACAATGCCCCAAGTATTGTCGAAGCCATGAGGCATCGTAACCCACTCCTCTGGACGGCATACCCAATCTGTCCCTTGGATGAAAAAGTACATGCCTTTCCATTTTCT
This genomic interval carries:
- the LOC142620586 gene encoding uncharacterized protein LOC142620586, with product MGRKMFPYTLIRGVQAKPCWVHQEFLYSRQLNPFKSPSCMDIQVIKSKILFAWKKSRQVKVLENRLSSISRSHVMNLKEELHNMKKGSNSVDVYLQKIKVVRDKLLAIGVILDDEELLHIAIKGLPKEHNAFRFAICTRSIQLSFDELATMLNAREESLNEWLEIKDPTFAMVVSSNQRPNSSNNYNQSYNQPYNSGRGRNNNNSNRGGRGRGSPSQPNQFSYQCNHFYRNQSSSSRFERPTCQIYGILCHLAIDCYHHMDYAYQGNHPPTKLAAMVTTSNACITQDQHWFADNAATDHVIASLDQLSFP